A window of the Lentimicrobium sp. L6 genome harbors these coding sequences:
- a CDS encoding NADH-ubiquinone oxidoreductase-F iron-sulfur binding region domain-containing protein, which translates to MVSKKLQRVDFIFDCAGCEPIEVVKKALKMTREEVVSSIIESGLKGRGGAGFPTGMKWKFAKDEVADTKYVICNADEGEPGTFKDREILDVVPNKVLSGMAICAYAIGSKEGIIYLRGEYNFLLKKLNAQIDEFNNSLSKIGLDFAVSIRSGSGAYICGEETALFESMEGRRGEPRNKPPFPTKSGYNGKPTVINNVETLVYTAMIINMGVDEFKAVGTMDSRGSKVFSVSGDTPKAGIHELELGLNVADFVEEFGDGDTKAVQVGGASGHCVPRKLFKETIIGFEGIPTGGSMMIFNSTRSMFNVLNDYLEFFAEESCGQCTPCRIGTQQLIKGIEHVKKGQMPSEYLDQLIKLTETMKIASKCGLGQSVANSFSSIVTNFREEMIY; encoded by the coding sequence ATGGTATCAAAAAAATTACAAAGAGTCGATTTTATTTTTGATTGCGCGGGTTGTGAGCCCATTGAAGTGGTCAAAAAGGCATTGAAGATGACACGAGAAGAAGTGGTGTCTTCGATCATTGAGAGCGGATTGAAAGGTAGAGGAGGCGCAGGTTTCCCTACTGGTATGAAGTGGAAATTTGCAAAAGATGAGGTGGCAGACACCAAGTATGTCATTTGTAATGCAGATGAAGGAGAACCAGGAACATTTAAGGATAGAGAAATCCTAGATGTGGTTCCTAATAAAGTATTATCAGGTATGGCCATTTGTGCTTATGCCATTGGTTCTAAAGAAGGAATCATCTACTTAAGAGGAGAATATAATTTCTTATTGAAAAAGCTTAATGCTCAAATAGATGAATTTAACAATAGCTTGAGCAAAATAGGTTTAGATTTTGCAGTTAGTATTCGCTCTGGTAGCGGAGCTTATATCTGTGGTGAAGAAACCGCTCTTTTCGAATCTATGGAAGGAAGAAGAGGAGAGCCACGTAACAAGCCCCCATTTCCAACCAAATCTGGTTATAATGGAAAGCCTACCGTGATTAACAATGTTGAAACCTTAGTCTATACAGCCATGATTATAAATATGGGTGTGGATGAGTTTAAGGCAGTTGGAACAATGGATTCTAGAGGTAGTAAAGTATTCTCCGTATCTGGTGATACACCCAAAGCTGGAATTCATGAACTAGAACTGGGATTAAATGTGGCCGATTTTGTAGAGGAATTCGGCGATGGAGACACTAAGGCTGTTCAAGTTGGAGGAGCCTCAGGTCATTGTGTCCCCCGTAAACTCTTCAAAGAAACCATTATTGGATTCGAAGGAATTCCAACAGGTGGATCTATGATGATTTTCAATTCAACCCGATCCATGTTTAATGTACTAAATGATTATCTAGAATTCTTTGCTGAAGAATCTTGTGGTCAGTGTACGCCATGCAGAATTGGAACCCAACAGTTGATCAAAGGAATTGAGCATGTGAAAAAAGGACAAATGCCATCAGAATACCTAGATCAACTTATCAAACTCACCGAAACCATGAAGATAGCTTCAAAATGTGGTTTGGGTCAGTCTGTGGCTAATTCGTTCTCATCAATAGTAACCAACTTCCGCGAGGAAATGATTTATTAA
- a CDS encoding NADH-dependent [FeFe] hydrogenase, group A6, with protein sequence MSKIKLTIDGKKVQIEQGKTILDAAKKINVKIPTLCYHEDLCVAGNCRVCVVEVAGSRALQASCAIPAQDGMEVRTNTPKVRNARKDIIAMLVSEHNTQCTTCYRSTNCELQTLSAEFNIDNNRYLSILKPNIEVDRSSWSIEKDDSKCVRCQRCVRTCSELQHVNALTVSHKGKDMKISTFHDLPLKDVVCTNCGQCVNRCPTGALTERRYFDEVWEAIGDPTKHVVMNTAPSVRVALGEMLGYPVGTRVTGKMVTAMRRLGVDSVLDTDFSADLTIIEEGTELLVRLKKALVDKDDTIKLPLLTSCSPGWVKFCEHLYPEHLGHLSTCKSPQQMFGALTKTYYADKKGIDPKDIVSVAIMPCAAKKFEANRGEMKDSGFQDIDAGLTTRELGHMIKQTGLNFLELEESSYDSIMGESTGAGVIFGATGGVMEAALRTAYEIVTGKEVPFENLNIIPVRGMEGIKEAAIKIEGALPEWSFLEGVEMKVAVAHGLINARIIMDQIAAGESPYHFIEVMACPGGCIGGGGQPIPTNEAIRKARVAAIYEEDMNMNLRKSHDNPAIKTIYKDFLKEPLSHVSHNLLHTTYRKRQHY encoded by the coding sequence ATGTCAAAAATTAAATTAACTATAGACGGCAAGAAGGTTCAAATAGAACAGGGTAAAACCATACTCGATGCTGCCAAAAAGATAAATGTAAAAATTCCAACCCTTTGCTATCACGAAGATTTATGCGTGGCAGGTAACTGTCGTGTATGTGTGGTTGAAGTAGCTGGATCTAGAGCCCTTCAGGCTTCTTGTGCTATTCCAGCTCAAGATGGAATGGAGGTAAGGACAAATACCCCTAAGGTAAGAAACGCCCGTAAAGATATCATCGCTATGTTGGTATCGGAGCATAATACACAATGCACCACTTGTTATAGAAGTACCAATTGTGAACTTCAAACCCTTTCGGCAGAATTTAATATTGATAATAATAGGTATCTAAGTATATTAAAGCCTAATATTGAAGTGGATAGGTCATCTTGGTCTATCGAGAAAGATGACAGTAAATGTGTACGTTGTCAACGTTGTGTAAGAACTTGTTCTGAATTACAACATGTGAATGCTCTAACGGTCAGCCATAAGGGAAAGGATATGAAAATTAGTACTTTCCACGATCTGCCATTAAAAGATGTGGTCTGTACCAACTGTGGGCAGTGTGTAAACCGCTGTCCCACTGGAGCACTCACCGAAAGACGTTATTTCGATGAAGTATGGGAGGCTATCGGAGATCCTACCAAACACGTAGTGATGAATACAGCACCTTCTGTGCGTGTAGCCCTTGGCGAAATGTTGGGTTACCCTGTTGGTACTCGTGTAACAGGTAAAATGGTTACTGCCATGCGTCGTTTGGGAGTAGATTCCGTTTTGGATACTGATTTCTCTGCGGATTTAACGATTATTGAGGAGGGCACCGAATTATTAGTCCGCCTGAAGAAAGCTTTGGTAGACAAAGATGATACCATTAAACTTCCTTTATTAACATCTTGTAGTCCTGGTTGGGTGAAGTTCTGTGAACATTTATATCCAGAACATTTAGGCCATCTTTCTACTTGCAAGTCACCTCAACAGATGTTCGGAGCCTTAACAAAGACATATTACGCCGATAAAAAAGGTATTGATCCTAAAGACATCGTAAGTGTTGCTATTATGCCTTGTGCTGCTAAGAAATTCGAAGCCAATCGAGGTGAAATGAAAGACAGTGGATTCCAAGACATTGATGCAGGTTTAACAACCCGTGAACTAGGCCATATGATCAAGCAAACAGGCTTAAACTTCCTTGAATTAGAAGAGTCTTCCTATGACAGTATCATGGGAGAGTCTACTGGTGCAGGAGTCATCTTTGGAGCCACAGGAGGAGTGATGGAAGCTGCTTTACGAACAGCATACGAGATAGTAACAGGCAAAGAAGTACCTTTCGAAAATTTGAATATCATACCGGTCAGAGGTATGGAAGGCATTAAAGAAGCAGCTATAAAAATTGAAGGAGCGCTTCCCGAATGGTCATTCCTTGAAGGAGTAGAAATGAAAGTTGCTGTAGCCCATGGCTTAATTAATGCAAGAATCATTATGGATCAAATTGCAGCTGGTGAATCGCCATATCACTTTATCGAGGTGATGGCATGCCCTGGTGGATGTATTGGAGGAGGAGGGCAGCCTATTCCTACCAATGAGGCTATTAGAAAAGCAAGAGTAGCTGCCATTTATGAAGAGGATATGAATATGAACCTTAGAAAGTCGCACGATAATCCCGCCATAAAAACCATATATAAGGACTTCTTGAAAGAGCCACTGAGTCATGTATCACACAATCTCTTACATACCACTTATAGAAAGCGCCAACATTATTAG
- a CDS encoding transglutaminase family protein, translated as MKKTFILLISLVFTFLNTFPQSPEELEIVFPEEDAVNILRSDLITIRDYSTSLKITKHVYSKKMIINNDNPNDYWLDNIFYSSLSPAVNIKGSTLNSKMGSDNKMAYIPEVESLMESTDLYADMSNQEVYFLDAKRGSNLVLDYDRNINGPLYFTPYLFVKEHSCLKSRLIIRCEPNIILGWNYHGPDSYSFEFTKKEVGGLVEYKWEMDTVASFDLEDNGPGFQELSPKIIFYVKTIIREDVPFPFLDSVASLHKWYRTLVKQTNYKSKQSINAIAHEITDTCHNEDEKIRAVFQWVQRNIKYINTSIGLGGFIPDDCVDVLRNRYGDCKAMTNLTKEILKASGVESYYCWVGTKDLPYTYAENFTTSTDNHMILAVGSKDKYKLLDATNSFGELYKAPYYIQGKEVLISLGPKDFIIHKVPVDSASANILLDKTYLFEEDGVLKGHADIELTGSIKHTIEMAFPLKKDEVVDFIAENLKKATNKALLENIEYSGIKDRTDSMKVSYDFSLSKYGQSVGDKKYLNLHFTLPFDDDEIDIAQRKFDYLFDIPFTDDYYMVYEIPEDYGISYLPPNRQINFDDYQFNLEYELVDNKLMMNRKIILKSRRIKKNDFNNWNQFVSELKKAYREVIVLQRH; from the coding sequence ATGAAAAAGACATTTATACTACTCATTTCACTCGTTTTTACTTTTTTAAATACCTTTCCTCAAAGTCCTGAAGAATTAGAAATAGTATTTCCGGAAGAAGATGCAGTAAATATTTTAAGAAGCGATCTAATTACCATTCGCGATTATTCTACTTCGCTAAAAATCACTAAACATGTTTATTCCAAGAAAATGATTATTAATAATGATAATCCAAATGATTATTGGCTGGATAATATATTTTATAGTTCATTAAGCCCGGCAGTAAATATTAAGGGATCTACTCTAAATTCTAAAATGGGTAGTGATAATAAGATGGCCTATATACCAGAAGTCGAAAGCTTGATGGAAAGCACCGATTTATACGCTGATATGTCAAATCAAGAGGTTTATTTTTTGGATGCAAAAAGAGGGTCAAATTTAGTTTTAGATTATGATAGAAATATTAATGGCCCACTTTATTTTACCCCGTATTTATTTGTTAAAGAGCATTCATGTTTAAAATCACGATTGATTATCAGATGTGAACCCAATATTATATTGGGATGGAATTATCATGGTCCCGATTCCTATTCATTTGAATTCACCAAAAAAGAAGTGGGTGGATTGGTAGAGTATAAATGGGAAATGGACACTGTTGCTAGTTTCGATTTAGAAGACAATGGTCCTGGATTCCAGGAGTTAAGTCCAAAAATCATCTTTTATGTAAAAACTATTATTAGAGAAGATGTTCCATTTCCTTTCCTCGATAGCGTTGCTTCATTACATAAATGGTATAGGACCTTAGTAAAACAAACTAATTATAAGTCCAAACAAAGCATTAATGCAATAGCTCATGAAATCACAGATACCTGTCATAATGAGGATGAGAAAATTAGAGCCGTTTTTCAATGGGTGCAGAGAAATATAAAATATATTAATACATCTATTGGCTTGGGTGGTTTTATCCCTGATGACTGCGTAGATGTGTTGAGAAATAGGTATGGTGATTGTAAGGCCATGACCAACCTCACAAAAGAGATATTAAAAGCATCTGGAGTGGAAAGTTATTACTGCTGGGTTGGAACCAAGGACTTGCCTTATACCTATGCGGAAAACTTCACTACATCAACAGATAATCATATGATTTTAGCAGTGGGCTCAAAGGATAAATATAAGTTGCTAGATGCCACCAATAGCTTTGGAGAGTTATATAAGGCACCCTACTATATTCAAGGAAAAGAAGTATTAATTTCATTAGGACCAAAAGATTTTATTATACACAAAGTACCAGTAGATTCTGCATCAGCAAATATCTTATTGGATAAAACCTATTTGTTTGAAGAGGATGGTGTTTTAAAAGGCCATGCAGATATTGAATTAACTGGAAGCATTAAACATACCATAGAAATGGCTTTTCCATTAAAGAAGGACGAAGTAGTCGATTTTATTGCTGAAAATTTGAAAAAGGCTACAAACAAAGCTCTTTTGGAGAATATAGAATATTCTGGAATAAAAGATAGAACAGATTCCATGAAGGTATCCTACGACTTTAGCTTGAGCAAATATGGACAAAGTGTTGGAGATAAGAAATATTTAAACCTGCATTTTACCCTTCCTTTTGATGATGATGAAATAGACATAGCGCAGCGTAAATTCGATTATCTATTCGATATTCCATTTACAGATGATTATTATATGGTTTACGAAATACCTGAGGATTATGGCATAAGTTATTTACCACCAAATAGGCAAATCAATTTTGACGATTATCAGTTTAATCTTGAATATGAATTGGTAGATAATAAGTTGATGATGAATAGGAAGATTATCTTAAAAAGTAGAAGGATTAAGAAAAACGATTTCAATAACTGGAATCAATTCGTAAGTGAACTCAAGAAAGCTTATAGAGAAGTAATAGTCCTTCAACGCCATTAA
- a CDS encoding DUF3857 domain-containing protein produces MKNILKYIFLFLVFIMVSQSVFAQRNRWKQYNFKDSTALSPVDSRYADEDAVELKSIKIFEYKGLGPSTLQKTVYKLIRINTDIGLEDYNKVAIPMYGVRKIVDFKVRFISPNGKVTVMNQNDLYEIDNLEGYGDFKVFAIKGAEIGGEIEYKYTLNLYPSKSHIEIYYNDYPIQEGRFELVAHGALSVFIKSYNGFPELEVDSDGRQAWYADLKNVEPIKREKYTNNTPHRMKISYAIMGGSDATPFTQWRKKYNSVFDYCMQFSKSEKKKALKLYQTFPLSDTSDEQKINYIKKYCNDSINITYAYTYAEYNLHNIIRYKTVPTTFGMLILQSALYEAAGIEYEILLTGDKTFTEFSSDYPFSYMVDKTLFYFPNSGQYLEPYSEFYPLGIVKTNYISQEAYFIKKSSGSYYQSIIPVDTSRSNAKYHIHLRLVDDHIVEINWQTHYKGYWAAQYRRLLSYLDKKERKEFLKEKGKRSSVNVTVHDSEIINDTLSWKDTIVKPLIFTYQLSSDMLIEKGADDLIFNLGYLFQTRSDLYKEEEERSQDIDMGNPIKKSYIIKVEIPENYQIANLEDLIEDVKYTNEEGEVQAGLASNYELNEKLLVYKVTEYFTKSSYPAADYEKIRTVINQMADLKYKSLVLQPTESSSTE; encoded by the coding sequence ATGAAGAATATTCTTAAATATATATTCCTTTTTCTAGTTTTTATAATGGTTTCTCAAAGTGTATTTGCTCAAAGAAACAGATGGAAGCAGTATAATTTCAAAGATAGCACTGCTTTGAGTCCTGTAGATTCTCGCTATGCCGATGAGGATGCTGTAGAACTAAAAAGCATTAAAATATTTGAGTATAAAGGTTTGGGGCCCTCCACTTTGCAAAAAACAGTTTATAAGTTGATTAGAATTAATACGGATATCGGACTCGAAGATTATAACAAAGTAGCTATTCCCATGTATGGTGTCAGGAAAATAGTTGATTTTAAAGTACGATTTATTTCACCAAATGGAAAAGTAACTGTAATGAATCAAAATGATTTGTATGAGATTGACAATTTAGAGGGATATGGCGATTTTAAGGTCTTTGCTATTAAAGGAGCCGAAATTGGAGGGGAGATAGAATATAAATATACGCTCAATTTATATCCTAGCAAGTCTCATATAGAAATATATTATAATGATTATCCCATTCAGGAAGGACGATTTGAATTGGTTGCACATGGTGCTTTATCAGTTTTTATAAAATCGTATAATGGTTTCCCTGAATTAGAAGTAGATTCAGATGGTAGACAGGCATGGTATGCCGATTTAAAAAACGTGGAACCCATAAAACGAGAAAAGTACACCAATAATACTCCCCATAGAATGAAAATATCCTATGCAATTATGGGTGGAAGTGATGCTACTCCATTTACCCAATGGAGGAAAAAGTATAATAGTGTTTTTGATTATTGTATGCAGTTTTCAAAGTCAGAAAAGAAGAAGGCGCTCAAGCTATATCAGACCTTTCCTTTGTCCGATACTTCCGATGAACAAAAAATAAACTATATCAAGAAATACTGTAACGATAGTATAAACATAACTTATGCATATACTTATGCTGAATATAATTTACATAATATTATTAGATATAAAACTGTCCCTACTACTTTTGGAATGTTGATTTTACAATCAGCATTATACGAAGCAGCAGGTATTGAGTATGAAATATTGCTTACTGGTGATAAAACTTTCACGGAATTTTCTTCAGATTATCCTTTTTCTTATATGGTAGATAAAACATTGTTTTATTTTCCTAATTCGGGCCAATACTTAGAACCCTATTCGGAGTTTTACCCCTTAGGCATAGTGAAAACAAATTATATTTCCCAAGAAGCCTATTTTATCAAAAAAAGCTCTGGTTCCTATTATCAAAGTATAATACCAGTAGACACTTCTAGGTCTAATGCTAAATATCATATACACTTAAGATTGGTTGATGACCATATTGTCGAAATAAATTGGCAAACGCATTATAAGGGATATTGGGCCGCGCAATATCGAAGGCTGCTTTCTTATCTGGATAAGAAGGAAAGAAAAGAATTTTTAAAGGAAAAAGGCAAACGGAGTTCTGTAAATGTTACCGTTCATGATAGTGAAATCATTAATGATACCCTGAGCTGGAAGGATACCATTGTGAAGCCATTAATATTTACATACCAATTATCTAGCGATATGTTGATTGAAAAAGGGGCTGACGACTTGATTTTTAATCTTGGATATTTGTTCCAAACACGAAGTGATTTGTACAAAGAAGAAGAAGAGCGAAGTCAAGATATTGACATGGGTAATCCCATTAAAAAATCATATATTATCAAGGTTGAAATCCCTGAGAACTATCAAATTGCTAATCTAGAAGATTTAATAGAGGATGTTAAATACACCAATGAGGAAGGTGAAGTACAAGCAGGGTTAGCGTCGAATTATGAGTTAAACGAGAAGCTGTTAGTTTATAAGGTAACTGAGTATTTTACTAAGTCATCTTATCCTGCCGCAGATTATGAAAAGATAAGAACAGTCATCAATCAAATGGCCGATTTAAAATATAAAAGCTTAGTTCTTCAGCCCACAGAAAGTAGTTCTACCGAATAA
- a CDS encoding NifB/NifX family molybdenum-iron cluster-binding protein, producing MKIAIPTRGNIVDGHFGHCEAYTIITVDNNKKIEKTEILPSPQGCGCKSNIASVLKDLGVTVMLAGNMGNGALNVLHQQGIEVVRGCQGDILLVAQAYLDGNIGDSGISCQQHEAQGEGHVCNH from the coding sequence ATGAAGATCGCAATACCTACAAGAGGAAACATAGTGGATGGACATTTTGGCCATTGCGAAGCCTATACTATTATCACCGTTGATAATAACAAAAAAATTGAAAAGACCGAGATTTTACCTTCCCCACAAGGATGCGGATGTAAAAGTAATATCGCAAGTGTATTGAAAGATTTGGGCGTTACCGTAATGCTTGCTGGAAATATGGGAAATGGGGCATTAAACGTACTTCACCAACAAGGTATTGAAGTTGTTCGAGGTTGCCAAGGAGATATTCTATTAGTAGCTCAAGCTTATTTGGACGGAAACATTGGTGACTCAGGAATCAGTTGCCAACAGCATGAAGCACAAGGCGAAGGTCATGTTTGTAATCATTAA
- a CDS encoding hydrogen peroxide-inducible genes activator, whose amino-acid sequence MISLIQLEYIAAVDTYRHFATAAEKSFVTQPTLSMQIKKLEEDLEVIIFDRSKQPVVPTLAGEKLIAQAREVLAEAQKLDLIARESRKDVSGALKIGVIPTISPYLLPRFSGAFRRKFPKVELKVTEMVTERISEYLKKGIIDVGILVTPLHETGIFEKPLYYEEMLIYSNKNHEYMQQPVINVSAMHTNDIWLLNDGHCFRHQVVNLCDIHHFESSDLPFEFEGGNLDTLIKIIDIEGGYTLIPELAWYDLDAQRKNQVRHFEDMVPLREVSLVYTRKYQKSRIIEELSKEIQVCIPKPLIKKERGSLVEWKS is encoded by the coding sequence ATGATTAGTTTAATACAATTAGAATATATAGCAGCGGTAGATACCTATCGCCACTTTGCCACTGCCGCCGAAAAGAGTTTTGTCACACAACCCACCTTGAGTATGCAAATCAAAAAACTAGAGGAGGATCTAGAGGTTATCATTTTCGACAGAAGTAAACAACCGGTGGTTCCTACCTTGGCAGGAGAAAAGTTAATTGCGCAAGCACGAGAAGTTTTAGCAGAAGCTCAAAAATTAGATTTGATAGCTCGAGAAAGCAGAAAGGATGTTAGCGGAGCATTAAAAATTGGAGTTATTCCTACCATCTCACCCTACTTGCTGCCACGGTTTTCTGGTGCATTCCGAAGAAAATTCCCTAAAGTGGAGCTAAAAGTTACTGAAATGGTCACCGAGAGAATTTCTGAATATTTAAAAAAGGGAATCATTGATGTGGGAATTTTAGTCACTCCCCTGCATGAAACGGGTATATTTGAAAAGCCTTTATACTATGAGGAAATGCTCATCTATTCCAATAAAAACCATGAATATATGCAGCAACCTGTGATTAATGTTTCGGCCATGCATACCAATGATATTTGGCTCCTCAACGATGGTCATTGTTTTCGCCATCAAGTAGTCAACCTCTGCGATATTCACCATTTCGAAAGCAGCGATTTACCCTTTGAATTTGAAGGAGGAAACCTAGATACCCTCATTAAAATTATAGACATAGAAGGCGGCTATACCCTAATCCCAGAACTGGCTTGGTACGATTTAGATGCCCAAAGAAAGAATCAGGTGAGGCATTTTGAAGATATGGTTCCACTTAGAGAAGTAAGTTTAGTATATACTCGTAAATATCAAAAGTCGAGGATTATTGAAGAGCTCAGTAAAGAGATCCAAGTTTGTATTCCCAAGCCGCTTATAAAAAAAGAAAGAGGTAGTTTGGTAGAGTGGAAAAGCTAA
- a CDS encoding Dps family protein, whose translation MNRIGIKKHKAQELSSMLNDLLANYQVFYTNVRGFHWNIKGEKFFELHVKFEELYNDLNLKIDEIAERILTLGFEPEYRFSKYLQVSQIEEAIQTNDGLKNVESILDGLTLFISKQRAILEKSGDANDEGTNGLMSDYIREQEKAIWMYSAFLNK comes from the coding sequence ATGAATAGAATAGGAATTAAAAAACATAAAGCCCAGGAATTAAGTTCAATGCTAAATGATTTATTAGCCAATTATCAAGTTTTTTATACCAATGTGAGAGGATTTCATTGGAATATAAAAGGTGAAAAATTCTTTGAATTGCATGTGAAGTTTGAAGAGTTGTATAATGACTTGAATTTGAAGATTGATGAAATAGCAGAACGTATTTTAACCTTAGGTTTTGAGCCAGAATATAGATTTTCAAAATATCTTCAGGTATCACAAATAGAGGAGGCCATTCAAACCAATGACGGGCTAAAAAATGTGGAAAGCATTCTAGATGGATTGACTTTGTTTATTAGTAAGCAAAGAGCGATTTTAGAAAAAAGTGGCGATGCCAATGATGAAGGTACTAATGGTTTAATGAGCGATTATATCAGAGAACAAGAGAAAGCAATATGGATGTATTCAGCATTCTTAAATAAATAA
- a CDS encoding peroxiredoxin, with protein sequence MEEKVRKGMPLLGDMFPNMTVQTTHGIKNLPEDYKGQWFVLFSHPADFTPVCTTEFVAFQERYDKFRALNTELIGLSVDQVFSHIKWEEWIKDNMNVQIEFPIIADTGKVAEDLGIIHPGKGSNTVRAVFIVDPKGKFRIIFYYPQELGRNMDEILRALEGMQVSDANKVAMPAQWPNNEHFGARVIVPPATNVTDAKDRIEKAKAGEHECLDWWLCHKELK encoded by the coding sequence ATGGAAGAAAAAGTAAGAAAAGGAATGCCTTTATTAGGTGACATGTTCCCAAATATGACCGTACAAACTACTCACGGAATTAAGAATTTACCAGAAGACTACAAAGGACAATGGTTCGTATTATTTAGTCATCCTGCAGATTTTACTCCTGTATGTACTACTGAATTTGTGGCTTTTCAAGAGCGTTACGATAAATTCAGAGCTTTAAACACCGAGTTGATAGGATTGAGCGTTGACCAAGTTTTCTCTCACATTAAATGGGAAGAGTGGATTAAGGACAATATGAATGTACAAATCGAGTTCCCTATTATTGCCGATACTGGTAAAGTAGCTGAAGATTTAGGAATCATTCATCCTGGTAAAGGAAGCAATACGGTAAGAGCGGTATTTATTGTTGACCCAAAAGGTAAATTCAGAATCATTTTTTATTATCCACAGGAATTGGGAAGAAATATGGATGAGATTTTAAGAGCTTTAGAAGGTATGCAAGTATCAGATGCCAATAAAGTAGCTATGCCAGCCCAGTGGCCAAATAACGAGCATTTTGGAGCTAGAGTAATTGTTCCACCAGCAACTAATGTTACTGATGCAAAAGATCGCATTGAAAAAGCCAAAGCTGGTGAGCATGAATGTTTAGATTGGTGGTTATGTCATAAAGAATTGAAGTAA
- a CDS encoding MBL fold metallo-hydrolase, with amino-acid sequence MLVDTGKVSADDELIRGLEILSNSKHPLKYLFLTHSHCDHYLNAAKLKDKFQCKI; translated from the coding sequence ATTTTAGTCGATACAGGAAAGGTTTCTGCTGATGATGAACTCATTAGGGGTTTGGAAATCTTAAGTAATTCAAAACATCCTTTAAAATATCTATTTCTTACCCATAGTCACTGCGATCATTATTTGAATGCTGCTAAGCTGAAGGATAAATTCCAGTGCAAAATATGA
- a CDS encoding PspC domain-containing protein, with protein MPTNLDPKTIIFCKCVKLKKSIIFAKTKIMILGVSGWLGNKLGISEKIIRIAFVVGALCFGVGVGLYLILWVVKVLTK; from the coding sequence ATGCCTACAAATTTAGACCCTAAAACTATAATTTTCTGCAAATGTGTAAAACTGAAAAAGTCTATTATATTTGCCAAAACAAAAATTATGATATTAGGAGTTTCAGGTTGGTTAGGGAATAAGTTGGGGATCAGTGAGAAAATAATAAGAATAGCATTTGTAGTAGGTGCATTATGCTTTGGGGTTGGAGTCGGGCTTTATCTTATTCTTTGGGTTGTTAAGGTTTTAACTAAATAG
- a CDS encoding glycoside hydrolase family 20 zincin-like fold domain-containing protein, producing the protein MKNFILFFSLLLIFISCDSSNLVIEQKLEIRLLPQLKELIASTQTLILTAESKSFSPNEEIGGLLQLFSEKLELITGLKLEQEEEMSPNSDVIFELDNSLEKEEYQISISNKIEMRGVIYQTLAMAKNSLLHLVIKQDAFLTFPVLQIIDSPDANYRGFMLDLARQWHEMVYLCDSVKCAIQLLFSRLEAVR; encoded by the coding sequence ATGAAAAACTTTATTCTCTTTTTTAGTTTGTTGTTAATCTTCATCTCTTGCGATAGCAGTAATCTGGTTATTGAGCAAAAATTAGAAATTCGTCTTCTCCCCCAACTCAAAGAACTCATTGCTTCTACTCAAACTTTAATTTTAACAGCAGAGAGCAAATCTTTTAGTCCAAATGAAGAAATCGGAGGCCTCCTCCAATTATTCTCTGAGAAGCTGGAATTGATCACAGGCTTAAAACTAGAGCAAGAAGAAGAAATGAGCCCTAATAGTGATGTGATTTTTGAATTAGATAATTCCCTTGAAAAAGAAGAATATCAAATTAGTATCAGCAATAAAATTGAAATGAGAGGAGTAATTTATCAAACTTTAGCTATGGCTAAAAATAGTTTGCTTCACTTGGTGATAAAGCAAGATGCTTTTTTGACTTTTCCAGTTTTACAAATTATAGACAGTCCTGATGCCAATTATAGAGGCTTTATGCTAGATTTAGCCCGACAATGGCATGAAATGGTGTACCTTTGTGATTCGGTTAAGTGTGCCATACAACTTCTTTTTTCGCGATTGGAAGCGGTAAGGTAA